In one Pseudomonas purpurea genomic region, the following are encoded:
- the betT gene encoding choline transporter BetT, with the protein MNPPVFYFAATFILLFGLVVIAFPQQSGAWLLAAQNWAANTVGWYYMLAMTLYLVFVVVTALSGYGKIKLGADHDEPEFSYLSWAGMLFAAGISITLFFFCVSEPLTHMLQPPQGEAGTADAARQAMQILFLHWGLHGWGVFAFVGMALAYFAYRHNLPLALRSALYPLIGKRINGPIGYAVDGFGIIATVFGLGADMGFGVLHLNSGLDYLFGIAHTQWIQVGLITLMMGAAIIVAVAGVDKGVRVMSDINMLLACALLLFVLFAGPTQHLLNTLIQNLGDYLGALPMKSFDLYAYDKPSDWLGGWTVFYWAWWIAWSPFVGLFIARISRGRTIREFVFGVLLIPLGFTLAWMSIFGNSAIDQVLNHGMSALGLSAIDNPSMTLYLLLETYPWSKTVIAVTVFISFVFFVTSADSGTVVLSTLSAKGGNADEDGPKWLRVFWGAMTALVTSALLFAGSIDSLKSAVVLTSLPFSMILLLMMWGLHKAFYLESQKQIAQLHSLAPVSASRRGKGGWRQRLSQAVHFPSRDEVYRFLDTTVRPAIEEVTAVFVEKGLNVVTQPDPANDSVSLEIGHGEQHPFIYQVQMRGYFTPSFARGGMGSKELNNRRYYRAEVHLSEGSQDYDLVGYTKEQIINDILDQYERHMQFLHLVR; encoded by the coding sequence ATGAATCCGCCGGTGTTCTACTTCGCGGCGACCTTCATTCTGCTGTTCGGCCTGGTGGTTATTGCCTTCCCGCAACAGTCCGGCGCCTGGCTTCTGGCGGCGCAAAACTGGGCGGCCAACACGGTCGGCTGGTACTACATGCTGGCGATGACCCTGTATCTGGTCTTCGTGGTGGTCACCGCTTTATCTGGCTACGGCAAGATAAAACTCGGTGCCGACCACGACGAGCCCGAATTCAGTTACTTGTCCTGGGCCGGCATGCTGTTTGCCGCCGGGATCAGCATCACGCTGTTTTTCTTCTGCGTCTCCGAACCCCTGACCCACATGCTGCAACCGCCCCAGGGCGAAGCCGGCACGGCGGATGCGGCGCGCCAGGCGATGCAGATTCTGTTTCTGCACTGGGGCCTGCATGGCTGGGGCGTGTTTGCTTTTGTCGGCATGGCGCTGGCGTACTTCGCCTATCGGCATAACCTGCCGCTGGCCCTGCGCTCGGCGCTGTACCCGCTGATCGGCAAACGCATCAACGGCCCTATCGGTTACGCGGTGGACGGCTTCGGCATCATCGCCACGGTGTTTGGCCTGGGTGCTGACATGGGCTTCGGCGTGTTGCACCTCAATTCGGGCCTCGACTACCTGTTCGGCATCGCCCACACCCAGTGGATTCAGGTCGGCCTGATCACGCTGATGATGGGCGCGGCGATCATTGTCGCGGTGGCGGGCGTGGATAAAGGCGTGCGGGTGATGTCCGACATCAACATGCTGCTGGCCTGCGCGCTGTTGCTGTTCGTGTTGTTCGCCGGGCCTACCCAGCACTTGCTCAACACCCTGATCCAGAACCTCGGCGACTACCTCGGCGCCTTGCCGATGAAGAGTTTCGACCTGTACGCCTACGACAAACCCAGCGACTGGCTGGGCGGCTGGACGGTGTTCTACTGGGCCTGGTGGATTGCATGGTCGCCGTTCGTGGGCCTGTTCATCGCACGGATTTCCCGTGGCCGGACCATTCGTGAATTCGTCTTCGGCGTGCTGCTGATTCCGCTCGGTTTCACCCTCGCGTGGATGTCGATCTTCGGCAACAGCGCCATTGATCAAGTGCTCAATCACGGCATGAGCGCCCTTGGCCTGTCGGCCATCGACAACCCGTCGATGACCCTTTACCTGCTGCTGGAAACCTACCCGTGGAGCAAAACGGTGATCGCCGTGACGGTGTTCATCAGCTTCGTGTTCTTTGTTACCTCGGCCGACTCCGGCACCGTGGTGCTCTCGACGTTGTCGGCCAAGGGCGGCAATGCCGATGAGGACGGTCCGAAATGGCTGCGGGTGTTCTGGGGCGCGATGACCGCACTGGTGACCAGTGCGCTGTTGTTCGCTGGCAGCATCGATTCGCTGAAGTCCGCGGTGGTACTCACTTCGCTGCCGTTTTCGATGATTTTGCTGCTGATGATGTGGGGGCTGCACAAGGCGTTCTACCTGGAGTCGCAGAAGCAGATTGCCCAGTTGCACTCGTTGGCGCCGGTCTCGGCATCGCGGCGCGGCAAGGGCGGCTGGCGTCAGCGCTTGAGTCAGGCGGTGCACTTCCCGTCTCGCGACGAGGTGTACCGTTTCCTCGACACGACAGTGCGTCCGGCGATTGAGGAAGTGACGGCGGTGTTCGTCGAGAAAGGCCTGAACGTGGTCACGCAGCCGGACCCGGCCAACGACAGCGTCAGCCTGGAAATCGGTCATGGCGAACAGCACCCGTTCATCTATCAGGTGCAGATGCGCGGCTACTTCACGCCGTCCTTCGCCCGTGGCGGGATGGGTTCCAAGGAACTCAACAACCGTCGTTATTACCGGGCCGAAGTGCACTTGAGTGAGGGCAGTCAGGATTACGATCTGGTGGGCTACACCAAGGAGCAGATCATCAACGACATCCTCGACCAGTACGAACGGCACATGCAGTTCCTGCACCTGGTGCGTTGA
- the tcyL gene encoding cystine ABC transporter permease, translating to MEAGFQLALDSAPFLLKGAYYTVILSLGGMFFGLLLGFGLALMRLSRFKLVSWIARIYVSFFRGTPLLVQLFVIYYGLPQLGIELDPLPAALIGFSLNMAAYACEILRAAISSIERGQWEAAASIGMTRAQTLRRAILPQAARTALPPLGNSFISLVKDTALAATIQVPELFRQAQLITARTFEIFTMYLAAALIYWILATVLSHLQNRLEERVNRHDQES from the coding sequence ATGGAAGCAGGTTTCCAACTCGCGCTCGACTCCGCGCCCTTTCTGCTCAAGGGCGCGTACTACACGGTCATCCTCAGCCTGGGCGGGATGTTCTTCGGCCTGCTATTGGGCTTCGGCCTGGCCTTGATGCGCCTGTCGCGCTTCAAACTGGTGAGCTGGATCGCCCGCATCTACGTGTCGTTTTTTCGCGGCACGCCGTTGCTGGTGCAATTGTTCGTGATCTATTACGGCTTGCCGCAATTGGGCATCGAGCTTGATCCGCTGCCGGCGGCCCTGATCGGCTTCTCGCTGAACATGGCCGCCTATGCCTGCGAAATCCTCCGTGCCGCGATCAGCTCCATCGAGCGCGGCCAGTGGGAAGCTGCCGCCAGCATCGGCATGACGCGCGCGCAAACCCTGCGCCGGGCCATCCTGCCGCAAGCGGCGCGCACAGCCTTGCCACCGCTGGGCAACAGCTTCATTTCGCTGGTCAAGGACACCGCGCTGGCGGCCACCATTCAAGTGCCGGAGCTGTTCCGCCAGGCGCAGTTGATCACCGCCCGTACCTTCGAAATTTTCACCATGTATCTTGCCGCCGCGCTGATCTACTGGATTCTTGCCACGGTGCTTTCGCACCTGCAAAACCGGTTGGAAGAGCGGGTCAATCGGCACGACCAGGAGTCCTGA
- the tauB gene encoding taurine ABC transporter ATP-binding subunit has protein sequence MALLQLERISAQYPGSPEPVLADISLSLGPQQLLVALGPSGSGKTSLLNLIAGFVEPSAGRITLDGVPVKGPSAERGVVFQDDALLPWQDVLANVGFGLELAGVPLDAREIRAREMLALVDLAGFDSRRIWQLSGGQKQRVGLARALAADPRVLLMDEPFGALDAFTREQMQELLLQVWRRTAKPVFLITHDIEEAVFLATDLILLAPNPGQIVERLSLDFGQRYAAGESARAIKSDPRFIETREHVLARVFSQRQERA, from the coding sequence ATGGCTTTGCTACAGCTGGAGCGCATCAGCGCACAGTACCCAGGCAGCCCTGAACCGGTCCTGGCGGATATTTCCTTGAGCCTCGGGCCCCAGCAATTGCTGGTGGCCCTCGGCCCGTCCGGCAGTGGCAAGACTTCGCTGTTGAACCTGATTGCCGGTTTTGTCGAACCCAGCGCCGGGCGCATCACCCTCGATGGCGTGCCGGTCAAAGGCCCGAGCGCCGAGCGCGGCGTGGTGTTCCAGGACGACGCATTGTTGCCCTGGCAGGATGTGTTGGCCAATGTCGGGTTTGGCCTGGAACTGGCTGGCGTCCCTCTGGACGCACGCGAAATCCGCGCCCGTGAAATGCTCGCGCTGGTGGACCTCGCCGGGTTCGATTCACGGCGCATCTGGCAGCTCTCGGGTGGCCAGAAGCAACGGGTTGGCCTGGCCCGCGCGCTCGCCGCCGACCCGCGCGTCTTGCTGATGGACGAACCGTTCGGCGCCCTCGACGCCTTCACTCGCGAACAGATGCAGGAACTGTTGCTGCAAGTCTGGCGACGCACCGCCAAACCGGTGTTCCTGATTACCCACGACATCGAAGAAGCGGTGTTCCTGGCCACCGACCTGATTCTGCTGGCGCCAAACCCTGGGCAGATCGTCGAGCGCCTGAGCCTGGATTTCGGTCAGCGCTACGCGGCCGGTGAATCGGCCCGTGCGATCAAGTCCGACCCGCGTTTTATCGAAACCCGCGAACACGTTCTGGCCCGTGTGTTCTCCCAACGGCAGGAGCGCGCCTGA
- a CDS encoding D-cysteine desulfhydrase translates to MIKQQLARFNRLDLLGNPTPLEKLERLSAWLGRDVYVKRDDLTPLAMGGNKLRKLEYLAADALAQGADTLITAGAIQSNHVRQTAALAAKLGLGCVALLENPIGTHDSNYLGNGNRLLLELFDAKVELVDNLDNADQQLQALAERLRSNGKKPYLVPIGGSNALGALGYVRAGLELAEQIKDTGLDFAAVVLASGSAGTHSGLGLALSEVLPQLPVIGVTVSRSDEDQRPKVQGLAERTAQLLGVSLAASFKVQLWDEYFAPRYGEPNAGTLAAIKLLASQEGLLLDPVYTGKAMAGLLDGIGRQRFDDGPIIFLHTGGAPALFAYNSAF, encoded by the coding sequence ATGATCAAACAACAGCTTGCTCGCTTCAATCGACTGGACCTGCTGGGCAACCCCACCCCCCTGGAAAAGCTCGAACGCCTGTCGGCCTGGCTGGGGCGCGATGTGTACGTCAAACGCGACGACCTGACGCCGCTCGCCATGGGTGGCAACAAGCTGCGCAAACTCGAATACCTCGCCGCCGATGCCCTGGCGCAAGGGGCCGACACCTTGATCACGGCCGGTGCGATCCAGTCCAACCATGTGCGCCAGACCGCCGCCCTGGCCGCGAAACTCGGCCTGGGCTGCGTCGCCCTGCTGGAAAATCCCATCGGCACCCATGACAGCAATTACCTGGGCAACGGTAACCGGCTGTTGCTGGAACTGTTCGACGCCAAGGTCGAGTTGGTGGACAACCTGGACAACGCCGACCAGCAACTGCAAGCACTGGCCGAGCGGCTGCGCAGCAACGGCAAAAAGCCTTACCTCGTGCCGATTGGCGGCTCCAATGCATTGGGCGCGCTGGGTTACGTACGCGCCGGGTTGGAACTGGCCGAGCAGATCAAGGACACCGGGCTGGACTTCGCCGCCGTGGTCCTGGCCTCGGGCAGCGCCGGCACTCACAGCGGCCTGGGCCTGGCCTTGAGCGAAGTGTTGCCACAGCTGCCGGTGATTGGCGTCACGGTCTCGCGCAGCGACGAAGACCAACGCCCGAAAGTCCAGGGCCTGGCCGAACGCACCGCCCAATTGCTCGGCGTCTCGCTGGCCGCAAGCTTCAAGGTCCAATTGTGGGATGAGTATTTCGCCCCTCGCTACGGCGAACCGAATGCCGGAACCCTGGCGGCTATCAAGTTGCTGGCCAGTCAGGAAGGTCTGTTGCTGGACCCGGTCTACACCGGTAAGGCCATGGCCGGCCTGCTCGATGGCATCGGCCGCCAGCGCTTCGATGACGGCCCGATCATCTTCCTGCACACCGGTGGGGCGCCGGCGTTGTTTGCCTACAACTCGGCGTTTTGA
- the tcyN gene encoding L-cystine ABC transporter ATP-binding protein TcyN produces the protein MIVVEKLTKQFKGQVVLNGINLEVKEGEVVAIIGPSGSGKTTFLRCLNFLEEPTSGRIKVGDIEIDGSRPLNQQQGLVRQLRQHVGFVFQNFNLFPHRTALENVIEGPLVVKKIPREQAVALGRKLLAKVGLAGKEDAYPRRLSGGQQQRVAIARALAMEPEVILFDEPTSALDPELVGEVLATIRGLAEEKRTMVIVTHEMSFARDVANRVVFFDKGVIVEQGEAKALFANPKEERTRQFLSKFLDS, from the coding sequence ATGATTGTCGTGGAAAAACTGACAAAGCAGTTCAAGGGGCAAGTGGTGCTCAACGGCATCAACCTGGAGGTCAAGGAAGGCGAAGTCGTCGCCATCATCGGCCCCAGCGGCTCGGGCAAGACGACCTTCCTGCGCTGCCTGAACTTTCTTGAAGAACCCACCAGCGGCCGGATCAAGGTCGGCGATATCGAGATCGATGGCAGCCGCCCGTTGAACCAGCAACAGGGGCTGGTGCGGCAACTGCGCCAGCACGTGGGTTTCGTGTTCCAGAACTTCAACCTGTTCCCTCATCGCACGGCGTTGGAGAACGTCATCGAGGGTCCGCTGGTGGTGAAAAAAATCCCCAGGGAGCAAGCGGTGGCGCTCGGCCGCAAACTGTTGGCCAAGGTCGGCCTCGCCGGTAAGGAAGACGCTTACCCGCGCAGGCTCTCCGGGGGGCAGCAGCAACGCGTGGCCATCGCCCGGGCGCTGGCCATGGAACCGGAAGTGATCCTATTCGACGAGCCCACGTCGGCGCTGGACCCGGAGTTGGTGGGTGAAGTGCTGGCGACGATTCGTGGCCTGGCCGAAGAGAAACGCACCATGGTCATCGTCACCCACGAAATGAGTTTTGCCCGTGATGTGGCCAACCGGGTGGTGTTTTTCGACAAAGGCGTGATCGTCGAGCAAGGCGAAGCCAAGGCGTTGTTTGCCAACCCGAAAGAAGAACGAACACGCCAGTTCCTCAGCAAGTTCCTGGACTCTTGA
- the tauC gene encoding taurine ABC transporter permease TauC has translation MSSYEIAPTTTKPSRSPTVTPLRRSLGTRWISLLTLFALLGLWWAVTASGLIEPLFLPPPCAVLQKGWLLVTTGYMDSTLWQHLGASLSRIGLGLGFAVLTAVPVGIAIGHNRIARGILDPLIEFYRPIPPLAYLPLIVIWCGIGELSKVLLIYLAIFAPIAIATATGVRTVDPAKLRAAQSLGATRAQLIRHVILPSALPDILTGVRIGLGVGWSTLVAAELIAATSGLGFMVQSAAQFLVTDVVVLGILVIALIAFAMEMGLRALQRKLVPWHGQTH, from the coding sequence ATGAGCAGCTATGAGATTGCGCCGACGACCACCAAACCCTCCCGCTCACCGACCGTGACCCCGCTGCGACGCAGCCTCGGCACTCGCTGGATCAGCCTGCTGACCCTGTTTGCGCTGCTCGGTCTCTGGTGGGCGGTGACCGCCAGTGGCCTGATCGAACCGTTGTTCCTGCCGCCCCCTTGCGCCGTGTTGCAAAAAGGCTGGCTGCTGGTGACCACCGGTTACATGGATTCGACCCTTTGGCAGCATCTGGGAGCGAGCCTGAGCCGTATCGGTCTGGGCCTGGGTTTTGCGGTGCTGACCGCCGTGCCGGTGGGCATCGCCATCGGGCACAACCGTATCGCGCGCGGCATTCTCGATCCGCTGATCGAGTTCTACCGCCCTATTCCACCGCTGGCTTATCTGCCACTGATTGTGATCTGGTGCGGCATCGGTGAACTGTCCAAGGTGTTGCTGATTTACCTGGCGATCTTCGCCCCGATCGCCATCGCCACGGCCACCGGCGTACGCACCGTCGACCCGGCCAAACTGCGCGCCGCCCAGTCACTGGGTGCGACTCGGGCACAGTTGATTCGTCATGTGATTCTGCCCAGTGCCTTGCCGGACATTTTGACCGGCGTACGGATTGGCCTGGGCGTGGGCTGGTCGACGCTGGTTGCCGCCGAACTGATCGCCGCCACCAGCGGTCTGGGCTTCATGGTCCAGTCGGCCGCACAGTTTCTGGTCACCGATGTGGTGGTGTTGGGGATTCTGGTGATCGCACTGATCGCCTTCGCCATGGAAATGGGCCTGCGCGCCCTGCAACGCAAACTGGTGCCGTGGCACGGCCAGACCCACTAA
- the epsC gene encoding serine O-acetyltransferase EpsC has translation MSERSSHWQLQTIVSQLRTARDQWRAQNGRVSGEQGGRELPSRAAMAEILEALCGALFPMRLGPVDLREESEDFYVGHTLDVALNALLGQARLELRYVARHSAQVDTAVEKQAISLIQDFALALPGLRSLLDTDVLAAYHGDPAARSVDEVLLCYPGILAVIHHRLAHHLYRAGLPLLARISAEIAHSATGIDIHPGAQIGRSFFIDHGTGVVIGETAIIGERVRIYQAVTLGAKRFPADEDGQLQKGHPRHPIVEDDVVIYAGATILGRITIGKGSTIGGNVWLTRSVPAGCNLTQANLQHDDGTQK, from the coding sequence GTGAGCGAGCGTTCCAGCCATTGGCAATTGCAGACCATCGTCAGTCAACTGCGTACCGCCCGCGATCAGTGGCGAGCGCAAAATGGTCGGGTGAGCGGCGAGCAGGGCGGACGGGAGTTGCCTTCACGTGCGGCCATGGCAGAAATCCTCGAAGCGCTGTGCGGCGCCTTGTTCCCGATGCGGCTGGGGCCGGTGGATTTGCGCGAGGAAAGTGAAGACTTTTACGTCGGCCACACCCTGGACGTGGCGCTCAATGCCTTACTCGGCCAGGCGCGGCTTGAGTTGCGCTATGTGGCGCGCCACAGCGCCCAGGTCGACACTGCCGTTGAAAAGCAGGCCATCAGCCTGATTCAGGATTTCGCCCTGGCCTTGCCGGGCTTGCGCAGCCTGCTCGACACCGATGTGCTGGCGGCGTATCACGGCGACCCGGCGGCGCGCAGCGTCGATGAAGTGTTGCTGTGCTATCCGGGGATTCTGGCGGTGATTCACCATCGCCTGGCCCACCATTTGTATCGCGCCGGGCTGCCGCTGCTGGCGCGGATCAGTGCGGAAATCGCCCACTCGGCCACTGGCATCGACATCCACCCGGGCGCGCAGATTGGCCGCAGCTTCTTCATCGACCACGGAACGGGCGTGGTCATCGGCGAGACCGCGATCATCGGCGAGCGCGTGCGTATTTATCAGGCCGTGACCCTCGGCGCCAAGCGCTTTCCGGCCGACGAAGACGGCCAGTTGCAGAAGGGCCACCCGCGCCATCCAATCGTCGAAGATGACGTGGTGATTTATGCCGGCGCGACGATTCTGGGGCGGATCACCATCGGCAAGGGCTCGACCATCGGCGGCAACGTCTGGCTGACCCGCAGCGTGCCGGCCGGGTGCAACCTGACGCAGGCGAATTTGCAGCATGATGATGGGACGCAGAAATAA
- the tauD gene encoding taurine dioxygenase produces MSTLNIVPLSSALGAQISGVDISRPLTVEQRDAIEQALLKHQVLFFRDQPINPQQQARFAANFGDLHIHPIYPNVPEQPEVLILDTAETDVRDNAVWHTDVTFLPTPALGAVLSAKLLPEFGGDTLWASGIAAYEALSEPMKTLLHGLSATHDFVKSFPLERFGTTPEALAQWEEARRKNPPLSHPVIRTHPVSGRKSLFVNEGFTTKINELTETESEAILKLLFAHATRPEFTIRWRWQQHDVAFWDNRVTQHFAVDDYRPARRVMHRATVLGDVPY; encoded by the coding sequence ATGAGCACCCTGAACATCGTCCCTTTAAGCTCCGCCCTCGGCGCGCAAATCAGCGGCGTCGATATCTCCCGGCCGCTGACCGTCGAGCAACGCGATGCCATCGAGCAGGCACTGCTCAAGCATCAGGTGCTGTTCTTTCGCGACCAGCCGATCAACCCGCAGCAGCAAGCGCGGTTCGCGGCGAATTTCGGCGACCTGCACATTCACCCGATCTACCCGAACGTGCCGGAACAACCTGAAGTCCTGATCCTCGACACCGCTGAAACCGACGTACGCGACAACGCCGTGTGGCACACCGATGTGACCTTCCTCCCGACCCCGGCGCTGGGCGCGGTACTCAGCGCCAAGCTGTTGCCGGAATTTGGCGGCGACACGTTGTGGGCCAGCGGCATTGCCGCTTATGAAGCCTTGTCCGAACCGATGAAAACCCTGCTGCACGGCTTGAGCGCGACCCACGACTTCGTCAAATCCTTCCCGCTGGAACGCTTCGGCACCACCCCTGAAGCCCTGGCCCAATGGGAAGAAGCACGCCGCAAGAACCCGCCGCTGTCACACCCGGTGATCCGCACCCACCCGGTGAGCGGGCGCAAGTCGTTGTTCGTCAACGAAGGCTTCACGACGAAGATCAATGAGCTGACAGAGACGGAAAGCGAGGCGATTCTGAAGCTGCTGTTCGCCCACGCCACCCGCCCGGAATTCACCATCCGCTGGCGCTGGCAGCAACACGACGTGGCCTTCTGGGACAACCGCGTGACCCAGCATTTTGCGGTGGACGACTACCGCCCGGCACGCCGGGTGATGCACCGGGCAACGGTGTTGGGGGATGTGCCTTACTGA
- the tcyJ gene encoding cystine ABC transporter substrate-binding protein: MNFSALRRNLLLGSLGLALGAGLMGQAVAGEQLQKIKDAGVINVGLEGTYPPFSFVDADGKLAGFEVEFSEALAKELGVKVKLQPTKWDGILAALESKRLDAVINQVTISDERKKKYDFSEPYTVSGIQALTLTKNKDTIKTAADLAGKKVGVGLGTNYEQWVKANVPAADVRTYEDDPSKFQDLRVGRIDAILIDRLAALEYARKAKDTAAAGEAFSRQEAGIALRKGEPELLAAVNKAIDKLRADGTLKTLSEKYFSADVTQ; this comes from the coding sequence ATGAATTTTTCCGCACTACGTCGAAATCTGCTTCTTGGCTCGCTGGGTCTGGCACTGGGTGCTGGCCTGATGGGGCAAGCGGTCGCGGGTGAACAACTGCAAAAAATCAAGGACGCCGGCGTGATCAACGTCGGCCTGGAAGGCACTTACCCACCGTTCAGTTTCGTCGATGCCGACGGCAAACTGGCCGGCTTCGAAGTCGAGTTCTCCGAAGCCCTGGCCAAAGAGCTGGGTGTGAAGGTCAAACTGCAACCGACCAAATGGGACGGCATCCTCGCGGCGCTGGAATCCAAGCGTCTGGACGCGGTGATCAACCAGGTGACCATCTCGGACGAGCGCAAGAAGAAGTATGACTTCTCCGAGCCGTACACCGTTTCCGGGATTCAGGCACTGACACTGACCAAGAACAAAGACACCATCAAGACTGCCGCCGATCTGGCCGGCAAGAAAGTAGGCGTAGGTCTGGGCACCAACTATGAGCAGTGGGTCAAAGCCAATGTGCCTGCGGCTGACGTGCGCACCTACGAAGATGACCCGAGCAAGTTCCAGGATCTGCGCGTCGGCCGCATCGACGCCATTTTGATCGACCGTCTGGCCGCGCTGGAATACGCCAGGAAAGCCAAGGACACTGCCGCCGCCGGCGAAGCGTTCTCCCGCCAGGAAGCCGGTATTGCCCTGCGCAAAGGCGAACCTGAGCTGCTGGCCGCGGTGAACAAAGCCATCGACAAGCTGCGGGCCGACGGTACGCTGAAAACGCTTTCGGAAAAATACTTCAGCGCTGACGTTACCCAATAA
- the tauA gene encoding taurine ABC transporter substrate-binding protein has protein sequence MKRHFPLRLLAAASLAAASLFAQAADFTVAYQTTVDPAKVAQADGAYETATHAKIDWRKFDNGADIIAAIASGDVQIGYLGSSPLTAAITRQVPVQTFLIATQIGAAEALVARDGSGIKTPQDLIGKKIAVPFVSTGHYSLLAALKHWNIDPSKVQVLNLAPPAIIAAWKRGDIDATYVWDPALGVAKENGKVLITSGELAKFGAPTFDAWIVRKDFAEKHPEIVTAFAKVTLDAYAEYRKDPQAWLADKGNVDKLVKLSGAKASDIPLLLQGNVYPLAADQVITLGAPTTKAITDTATFLKEQGKVDAVLPDYAPYVSAKYITN, from the coding sequence ATGAAACGGCATTTCCCCCTTCGCCTCCTGGCGGCCGCCTCCCTGGCCGCAGCCAGCCTGTTTGCTCAAGCAGCCGACTTCACCGTGGCCTACCAGACCACCGTCGACCCGGCCAAAGTTGCCCAGGCCGACGGCGCCTATGAAACCGCCACCCACGCCAAAATCGACTGGCGCAAATTCGACAACGGTGCCGACATCATTGCCGCCATTGCTTCCGGCGATGTGCAGATCGGCTACCTCGGTTCCAGCCCCCTGACCGCCGCGATCACGCGCCAGGTTCCGGTGCAGACCTTCCTCATCGCCACCCAGATCGGCGCCGCCGAAGCACTGGTGGCGCGCGACGGTTCCGGGATCAAGACCCCGCAAGACCTGATCGGCAAGAAAATCGCCGTACCGTTCGTCTCCACCGGTCACTACAGCCTGCTGGCCGCGCTGAAACACTGGAACATCGACCCCTCCAAAGTGCAGGTCCTCAACCTCGCGCCGCCGGCGATCATTGCCGCGTGGAAACGCGGTGACATCGACGCCACGTACGTGTGGGACCCGGCGCTGGGCGTGGCCAAGGAAAACGGCAAGGTGCTGATCACCTCAGGCGAACTGGCCAAGTTCGGCGCGCCGACCTTCGATGCCTGGATCGTGCGCAAGGACTTCGCCGAGAAACACCCGGAAATCGTCACCGCGTTCGCCAAGGTCACCCTCGACGCCTACGCCGAATACCGCAAAGACCCGCAAGCCTGGCTCGCGGATAAAGGCAACGTCGACAAGCTGGTAAAACTCTCTGGCGCCAAGGCCAGCGACATCCCGTTGCTGCTGCAAGGCAACGTCTACCCGCTGGCGGCCGATCAGGTGATCACCCTCGGCGCACCGACCACCAAAGCCATCACCGACACCGCCACGTTCCTCAAGGAACAGGGCAAGGTCGACGCCGTCCTGCCGGATTACGCGCCGTACGTCAGCGCCAAGTACATCACTAACTGA